In the genome of Thermodesulfobacteriota bacterium, one region contains:
- a CDS encoding tetratricopeptide repeat protein, producing the protein PPLLFWSSSITMKKIVLVILIISALLIPGCSQSKREETENKVDDESIQRELTNTDNIIKSYLARIKLDPYSYSSYTKLGEAYIQKARETGDTAYYDKAEEALKKALELYPDSYATIVFLGQVSSSKHDFQSALYYAEKAVKLKPEDSYAYGILGDAYIELGEYDEAERAYEKMLSLSPDFYSCSRLSYIKELRGDTEGAVQTMQKAIDYGTKQRLPEENMAWAHYILGEMYFNQGELKKAEEHYRKSLNKYENYYYALAGLGKVKAGQKKYEEAIELYNKAVAIVPLPIFISSLGEIYEKTGNMKEAKKQYDLVEYIGLLSEVNKVIYNRELALFYADRDVKLDKALDLASRELKAKKDIYSYDTLAWVYYKKNQLEEALDVSQKSLSLGTKDAKLHYHAGMIHYKLGEMGKAKDHLSQALSINPYFHVIYSDVAANTLKDNRKRNFICEKGVTGVMNKKLRVESYE; encoded by the coding sequence AACCGCCCCTACTTTTTTGGTCTTCTTCTATCACAATGAAAAAAATAGTTTTGGTAATTCTTATTATATCTGCTCTACTTATTCCTGGATGCTCTCAGTCGAAAAGGGAGGAGACAGAGAATAAGGTTGATGATGAAAGCATCCAAAGGGAGCTAACAAACACCGATAATATAATCAAATCTTATCTGGCTCGAATAAAGTTAGACCCGTATAGCTACTCTAGCTATACGAAGCTGGGTGAGGCTTACATACAGAAGGCCAGAGAGACCGGGGACACGGCCTATTATGATAAGGCTGAGGAGGCGCTTAAAAAGGCTTTAGAACTTTATCCGGATAGCTACGCTACAATTGTTTTCCTGGGACAGGTAAGTTCGTCCAAGCATGACTTTCAAAGCGCACTCTATTATGCGGAGAAGGCGGTAAAGCTAAAACCCGAAGACAGTTATGCCTACGGCATTCTTGGCGATGCCTATATAGAGCTTGGAGAGTACGACGAAGCGGAGAGGGCGTATGAAAAGATGTTGAGCTTAAGCCCCGACTTTTATTCCTGCAGCCGCTTGTCCTATATAAAGGAATTAAGGGGCGATACGGAAGGAGCAGTTCAGACGATGCAAAAGGCAATTGATTACGGCACGAAGCAAAGACTGCCTGAAGAAAATATGGCCTGGGCCCATTATATTCTGGGAGAAATGTATTTTAATCAAGGAGAATTAAAAAAAGCCGAAGAGCATTACCGAAAATCGCTCAACAAATACGAAAACTACTATTATGCACTGGCCGGTTTGGGAAAGGTAAAAGCCGGACAGAAAAAGTATGAAGAGGCTATAGAGTTATACAATAAGGCAGTTGCAATAGTTCCTCTCCCCATTTTTATTTCTTCTTTGGGAGAGATATATGAGAAAACCGGCAATATGAAGGAAGCGAAAAAACAATACGACCTCGTAGAATACATCGGACTTCTGAGCGAGGTCAACAAGGTGATATATAACCGGGAGCTTGCCCTTTTTTATGCCGACCGTGACGTGAAATTGGATAAGGCGCTCGATTTAGCGAGTAGAGAGTTGAAAGCGAAAAAAGATATTTACAGCTATGATACCCTGGCCTGGGTCTATTATAAAAAGAATCAATTGGAAGAAGCCCTCGATGTTTCTCAAAAATCGCTTAGTTTAGGCACTAAGGATGCAAAGCTACATTATCATGCCGGGATGATTCACTATAAGCTCGGAGAAATGGGTAAAGCCAAAGATCATCTTAGTCAGGCACTATCGATCAATCCTTATTTTCACGTAATTTATTCTGACGTTGCGGCGAATACACTCAAGGACAATAGAAAACGAAACTTCATCTGCGAGAAGGGAGTGACGGGAGTTATGAATAAGAAGTTGAGAGTTGAGAGTTATGAGTGA
- a CDS encoding sulfite exporter TauE/SafE family protein, translating into MSENKESKVLRAGHSSFLIRCVSYHFKERIEGYLLPPCGGGLRWGVREKGREIAHFGLNFFILLFLGLFLFYPHQAYAHPMGNFSINHYSKIEVDKNGLKLRYIIDLAEIPTFQELGEIDTNGDKITSPEEEKAYLSRKVEELKNGISLKLNEEPINLKPESVDMIFIPGAGGLPTIKITVEYSGEFGQAELSELNTARYVDNNYSGRTGWKEIIVLGKDGVTIANSSAPSSDISNELASYPEDALSSLPQDVQAAFSFSLEDGQMGIASTDNREVDTGTGVAKTPKDSFAELVTNKKLTPQIILLSLVIAFGLGAFHALSPGHGKTVVAAYLVGSRGTAGHALLLGAVVTLTHTIGVFALGFVTLFASKYILPEKLYPWLGFTSGLIILVMGMFLFSKRYRALFSRKGAHVHGHPHSHQHQHSHSHDHEHGHHHHEIPERVTWGGLFALGVSGGIIPCPEALIVLLSAISLQRVGFGLVLILAFSIGLALVLMAIGLMMVYARRFMERFNDQERLMRTLPLISSIVISILGFAIAVQSLVGGEILQISFKNINLSPTLIATLGLGFIFGLKHALDADHIVAVSTIVSEYKSISKSSLIGTFWGLGHTASLLLVGLVVILLRLTIPAKLALLMEFGVAVMLVLLGMNIIWKVFHGTRVHVHTHEHHGITHSHLHVHEGRKEEHKHNHLISLGKKPFLVGLVHGVAGSAALMLLVLATVPTPLAGLIYILIFGIGSVGGMLIMSSLIGLPFVLTASRLVPLNERIKAVAGVLSVAFGIFLGWEIGIVEGLFL; encoded by the coding sequence ATGAGTGAGAATAAAGAATCAAAAGTTTTAAGAGCAGGACATTCTTCATTCTTAATTCGCTGTGTTTCATATCACTTCAAGGAGCGAATTGAAGGTTATCTCCTCCCCCCTTGCGGGGGAGGATTAAGGTGGGGGGTAAGGGAGAAGGGGCGAGAAATTGCACACTTCGGCCTTAACTTTTTCATACTGTTGTTTTTAGGTCTATTTCTTTTCTATCCCCATCAGGCTTATGCCCATCCCATGGGGAACTTCAGTATCAACCACTACTCCAAAATCGAAGTTGATAAAAACGGGTTGAAACTGAGATACATAATCGACCTGGCCGAAATTCCCACTTTCCAGGAATTAGGGGAAATAGACACAAACGGAGACAAGATAACCTCACCGGAGGAGGAAAAAGCTTATCTGTCCCGCAAGGTAGAGGAATTAAAAAACGGCATCTCTCTAAAGTTAAATGAAGAGCCGATCAATCTTAAGCCCGAATCCGTCGATATGATTTTCATCCCCGGTGCGGGCGGCCTTCCCACGATCAAGATAACTGTCGAATACAGCGGAGAGTTCGGACAAGCCGAACTATCGGAATTAAATACTGCTCGGTATGTAGATAATAACTATAGCGGCAGGACCGGTTGGAAGGAAATAATCGTCTTGGGTAAAGATGGAGTAACTATTGCCAATTCCTCCGCACCATCGAGTGACATCAGTAATGAGCTAGCCAGCTATCCGGAGGATGCCCTTTCCAGCCTGCCCCAGGATGTCCAGGCGGCTTTCTCATTTTCTCTAGAGGACGGGCAGATGGGCATAGCTTCTACGGATAATCGAGAAGTAGATACCGGCACAGGCGTAGCAAAAACTCCAAAAGATTCCTTCGCCGAGCTTGTCACCAATAAGAAACTCACACCCCAGATAATACTTTTATCTTTAGTCATAGCATTCGGTCTTGGCGCTTTTCATGCCCTTTCTCCCGGTCATGGCAAGACTGTGGTAGCCGCATATCTTGTAGGCTCCCGTGGGACGGCGGGGCATGCGCTTCTTCTCGGCGCTGTTGTTACACTCACTCATACAATTGGAGTTTTTGCACTCGGTTTTGTTACCCTTTTTGCATCCAAATACATACTTCCTGAGAAGCTCTATCCATGGCTCGGATTTACTTCAGGTCTTATAATCTTGGTGATGGGCATGTTTTTATTCAGCAAGCGCTACCGGGCATTATTCAGCCGGAAAGGCGCACACGTCCACGGACATCCTCATAGTCATCAACATCAACATTCGCACAGCCATGACCACGAGCATGGACATCACCACCATGAGATTCCAGAGAGGGTAACTTGGGGAGGTCTCTTCGCCCTTGGTGTAAGCGGTGGGATAATCCCTTGCCCTGAGGCCTTGATTGTGCTTCTAAGCGCTATATCGCTACAGCGGGTTGGGTTCGGGCTTGTGCTTATTCTGGCTTTCAGCATCGGTCTTGCACTGGTATTGATGGCCATCGGTCTGATGATGGTCTATGCCAGGCGATTTATGGAAAGATTCAACGACCAGGAGAGATTGATGCGTACTCTTCCTCTTATTTCGTCCATCGTTATAAGCATTCTCGGATTTGCCATTGCCGTTCAGTCCTTGGTAGGCGGAGAGATTTTGCAGATAAGCTTCAAGAACATTAATTTAAGTCCTACTTTAATTGCCACACTGGGTCTGGGTTTCATTTTCGGTCTGAAGCACGCGCTCGATGCCGACCATATAGTCGCTGTGTCCACAATTGTGAGCGAGTACAAGAGCATATCTAAGTCCTCCTTAATAGGTACGTTCTGGGGACTAGGTCACACAGCATCTCTATTGTTGGTCGGTTTGGTTGTCATTCTCCTGAGGCTCACCATTCCGGCTAAGCTGGCACTGCTTATGGAGTTCGGAGTGGCGGTGATGCTGGTTTTATTAGGGATGAATATCATCTGGAAGGTTTTTCACGGAACCAGAGTCCATGTTCATACACATGAACACCACGGGATAACCCATAGTCATCTGCACGTTCATGAGGGTAGGAAAGAAGAGCATAAACATAATCATTTGATCAGTCTTGGCAAAAAGCCTTTCCTAGTAGGTCTCGTGCATGGTGTGGCCGGTAGCGCCGCCCTGATGCTTTTAGTGTTAGCCACCGTACCCACGCCATTGGCAGGGCTTATCTACATACTGATATTTGGTATAGGCTCTGTTGGGGGGATGCTGATAATGAGCTCGTTGATAGGGCTCCCATTTGTTTTGACTGCAAGCCGGCTTGTGCCCTTAAACGAGCGAATAAAGGCCGTAGCCGGGGTGCTGAGCGTGGCTTTCGGCATATTCTTGGGATGGGAGATCGGCATAGTCGAAGGTCTATTTCTTTAA
- a CDS encoding transporter, with protein sequence MSTRARTFLLISVLICISTSFSFAFPPFRTEDAGTTPKGGIGIELGNEFTRRDDGKQDFIGLNLIYGIANWIEIDINFALLYLLPDSGEDETGFADILILSKIKILGEGGILGQRDYFPDLVLEPSVLIPTGNEDKGLGSGELELGLLLALEKKLWRFTGRANIGYFATNIPVVDENFEDRFFYGFEVDLPLSERLLLGQELTGGFGSGDRNTLFTLTGLVFTVTENVAFNLGLEFGLKGVQSAVTGLAGVTLSY encoded by the coding sequence TTGTCCACCAGGGCCAGGACTTTTCTTCTGATCAGCGTTTTAATTTGCATATCAACCTCCTTTTCTTTTGCTTTTCCGCCCTTTAGAACCGAGGACGCCGGGACCACGCCCAAGGGCGGCATAGGGATAGAATTAGGAAATGAGTTCACTCGCCGGGATGATGGTAAACAGGACTTTATTGGACTCAACTTGATTTACGGTATTGCAAATTGGATTGAAATTGACATAAACTTTGCCCTTTTATACCTCCTGCCGGATTCCGGTGAAGATGAGACTGGCTTTGCCGATATTCTAATATTATCCAAGATTAAAATTCTGGGCGAGGGCGGAATACTCGGCCAAAGGGATTATTTCCCCGACCTTGTTTTAGAGCCGTCCGTTTTAATTCCTACCGGGAATGAAGATAAAGGCCTCGGCTCGGGTGAATTGGAACTTGGACTTCTTCTGGCTCTTGAGAAGAAACTCTGGAGATTTACCGGAAGGGCAAATATAGGTTACTTTGCGACCAATATCCCGGTCGTAGACGAAAATTTTGAAGACCGGTTTTTTTACGGATTTGAGGTTGACCTTCCCCTGTCCGAGAGACTGCTCTTGGGCCAGGAGTTGACCGGTGGATTTGGCTCGGGAGATAGAAATACTTTATTCACCTTAACCGGTCTTGTTTTTACGGTCACTGAAAACGTAGCTTTTAACCTGGGGCTGGAGTTCGGGTTAAAGGGTGTTCAGTCAGCAGTGACCGGGCTGGCGGGAGTGACGCTCAGTTATTGA
- a CDS encoding DUF3147 family protein, whose protein sequence is MLYILVKIILTALIVVGVSEIAKRYTTFAALLAALPLTSILAMIWLYIDTKDSGRIADLSVGIFWLVLPTLCFFLVLPWLLRHQINFWVSMLISCVVMILFYSLYAALGKKLGLPI, encoded by the coding sequence ATGTTATACATATTGGTTAAGATAATTCTTACTGCACTTATCGTAGTAGGGGTTTCCGAAATCGCTAAAAGATACACGACATTCGCTGCTCTATTGGCTGCTCTGCCACTAACATCAATACTAGCTATGATATGGCTATATATAGACACTAAAGACTCCGGACGCATCGCCGACCTATCTGTCGGCATATTCTGGCTGGTTCTTCCTACCTTGTGTTTCTTTTTGGTCTTGCCCTGGCTATTGAGGCACCAAATTAATTTCTGGGTATCAATGCTTATATCATGCGTCGTGATGATCCTATTCTACTCACTCTATGCTGCTTTGGGAAAGAAGCTGGGGCTGCCGATATAG
- a CDS encoding TonB-dependent receptor: protein MYGILILVLISFTLALAYAQEEPEIFRLPPVVVDAPPVEFGERPDRELSEEEARDELERTPGGVGFVGEEAIEESRAFNEKDVLDFIPGVFIRPRFGAEESQISIRGSGLRNNFHLRGVNILIDGFAINNADGFGVFGLLELLSAKRIEVYKGANALRFGANTLGGAINVVTKTGYDADLVEARGEAGSFGFLKGYLGTGQVYEPVDFYLAGSDTELFDNYRQHSEQARRRIYSNIGYQLPNGTRLRFDFNYVRNDEELPGALTLEEFKENPRQANPDSVLFDERHDYNYYRAAFTVWHPLTTNQVLEFNTQFNFLDLDHPLSFAVIDNDTYNVSGELRYLVSAPISGHGNRLTIGLQLAYTNLDDLNFANDFGKRGEKVKDQLAKATSVALCAENQLDVTENFTLVFGGRMQYYEFSVNDHFFADEDSRPDDSDSTDFFSVTPRFGFIWNAAPTVQIFGNISSAYEPPILIELTAPGQLDGDLGELKAQKAWQFELGTRGELYQRVAWDISVYDIELWDEIQNVNILPFPDAPFTIPRFQNIPRSRHAGIEFGLDVVLMKDLLPRIGLGYTGDSLGIRNAYTFSYFVFVNDPEFGDNDLPGAPRHYIRSELRYDNPVGLWIAPNIEAIPEGYFVNSENTVKTDPYILFNFELGWKYKPWNLLAFFEASNLFDKNYVSAVVVDSADGRFFEPGDGRAFYAGLQWGWN, encoded by the coding sequence ATGTATGGGATACTAATCTTGGTATTAATCAGTTTTACGTTAGCACTTGCGTATGCCCAAGAGGAGCCGGAGATTTTCCGGCTTCCGCCGGTTGTCGTGGATGCGCCGCCCGTTGAGTTCGGAGAAAGACCGGACCGAGAACTCTCGGAGGAGGAGGCACGTGATGAGCTCGAACGCACGCCGGGGGGGGTAGGCTTCGTTGGTGAAGAGGCCATCGAAGAATCACGTGCTTTTAACGAGAAGGATGTCCTGGATTTCATACCGGGTGTTTTTATTAGACCTCGTTTCGGAGCAGAGGAGAGCCAGATATCCATCCGGGGCTCTGGGCTACGCAACAATTTTCACCTTCGCGGGGTGAATATACTAATAGACGGTTTTGCCATCAATAACGCCGACGGTTTCGGAGTTTTTGGGCTTCTGGAACTCCTTTCCGCAAAGCGAATCGAGGTGTACAAAGGTGCCAATGCGCTTCGTTTTGGAGCAAACACACTGGGAGGGGCAATAAATGTGGTAACTAAAACAGGCTATGACGCCGACCTGGTGGAGGCTAGGGGTGAGGCAGGCTCTTTTGGATTCCTGAAGGGCTACCTGGGGACCGGGCAGGTTTACGAACCGGTAGATTTTTATCTGGCGGGAAGCGATACCGAGTTGTTCGATAATTACCGGCAGCATAGCGAACAAGCGCGAAGGCGCATTTATTCCAACATCGGCTACCAATTACCGAATGGGACGAGGCTTCGTTTCGATTTCAATTATGTGAGGAATGATGAAGAACTGCCGGGGGCGCTTACCCTAGAAGAGTTTAAAGAGAACCCCAGACAGGCGAATCCCGATAGCGTGCTATTTGATGAACGTCACGACTACAACTATTACCGTGCCGCGTTCACCGTGTGGCACCCCTTGACGACAAATCAGGTTCTCGAATTTAATACGCAGTTTAATTTTCTGGACTTAGACCATCCGCTGAGCTTTGCAGTGATCGATAATGATACCTATAATGTTAGCGGAGAGCTTCGCTACCTTGTGTCAGCACCCATTTCTGGACATGGCAACCGGCTGACCATAGGTCTTCAACTTGCTTATACAAATTTGGATGACCTGAATTTTGCGAATGATTTTGGCAAACGCGGTGAGAAGGTTAAAGACCAGCTTGCCAAGGCTACCAGTGTTGCTCTTTGTGCTGAAAACCAGCTTGATGTGACGGAAAACTTCACTTTAGTATTTGGCGGGCGGATGCAGTATTACGAATTCTCGGTAAACGACCATTTCTTTGCGGACGAGGATTCGCGCCCGGATGATTCGGACTCCACTGATTTCTTTTCGGTTACTCCGAGGTTTGGCTTTATTTGGAATGCAGCTCCGACCGTGCAGATTTTTGGCAACATCAGTAGCGCCTACGAGCCTCCTATTTTGATCGAGCTAACCGCACCGGGGCAGCTCGACGGAGATTTGGGTGAGCTCAAGGCACAGAAGGCCTGGCAGTTTGAGTTGGGGACCCGGGGTGAGTTGTACCAGAGGGTTGCATGGGACATATCGGTATACGATATAGAACTCTGGGACGAGATACAGAACGTCAATATCTTGCCTTTCCCGGACGCGCCTTTCACCATCCCTCGTTTCCAAAACATCCCTCGTTCCAGACATGCCGGTATTGAGTTCGGGTTAGACGTGGTACTGATGAAGGATTTACTGCCGCGTATCGGGCTTGGTTATACCGGCGATTCTTTGGGTATACGAAACGCCTATACGTTCTCATACTTTGTGTTTGTCAACGATCCTGAGTTTGGCGACAACGACCTTCCCGGCGCGCCTCGGCACTATATTCGGAGCGAGCTACGCTACGATAATCCGGTAGGATTGTGGATAGCACCTAATATCGAGGCGATTCCCGAGGGCTATTTTGTCAATAGCGAGAATACGGTGAAAACGGACCCATACATTTTGTTCAATTTCGAGCTGGGATGGAAATATAAACCCTGGAATCTACTGGCCTTCTTTGAGGCGAGTAACCTTTTCGATAAAAACTATGTTTCCGCGGTGGTAGTTGATTCGGCGGATGGAAGATTCTTTGAACCAGGGGACGGACGGGCATTCTATGCCGGCCTTCAATGGGGATGGAATTAA
- a CDS encoding TonB family protein, with amino-acid sequence MFGINLRNFLIISLVLHIVLLSLASAFLVESIEEFTRPSPIEVGIVATYTNPSERTNSLESFPKELPKPEKRVEKPVVPIKEKRETQKKKEIAKKVNEPVVEQSETNPTRNGIFESIEKVENTTVTSISEQVTEYISGHDSQKSDELAYPDYKINPKPNYPMIARRKGYEGVVLLKVWVLENGRVGKIELQKSSNYEMLDKSAMKAVENWIFIPGKKNGEPISSWVTVPVKFQLSSG; translated from the coding sequence ATGTTCGGTATCAATCTCAGGAATTTCCTCATAATATCCTTAGTTTTACATATCGTTTTGTTGTCTCTAGCTTCTGCTTTTCTGGTGGAATCCATAGAGGAGTTTACAAGACCAAGTCCAATTGAGGTAGGAATCGTCGCCACCTATACAAACCCCTCCGAAAGAACAAACTCTTTAGAGTCTTTTCCTAAAGAACTACCCAAGCCGGAGAAGAGGGTTGAAAAGCCAGTTGTTCCTATCAAGGAAAAAAGGGAAACACAGAAGAAAAAAGAAATAGCAAAGAAGGTTAACGAGCCTGTAGTCGAGCAAAGCGAAACAAATCCGACCCGAAATGGGATTTTTGAGTCGATAGAGAAGGTTGAAAACACCACCGTTACAAGTATCAGTGAGCAGGTAACGGAGTATATATCCGGTCATGATTCTCAAAAGAGTGATGAGCTTGCCTATCCGGATTACAAGATAAACCCGAAGCCCAATTACCCGATGATAGCCAGGAGAAAAGGCTACGAGGGAGTAGTTCTACTGAAGGTTTGGGTTCTGGAAAATGGAAGGGTGGGAAAGATTGAACTGCAAAAGTCGTCAAACTACGAGATGCTGGATAAATCGGCCATGAAGGCCGTTGAGAATTGGATATTTATACCCGGAAAGAAGAACGGAGAACCCATTTCCAGTTGGGTAACGGTTCCTGTTAAATTTCAGTTGAGTAGTGGGTGA
- a CDS encoding plastocyanin/azurin family copper-binding protein: MKNLMLVLLMAVILTNNLTNLSAFTGDTKQSNTTNVDIKLFTYKPKTLQVEVGTTVVWTNGDAIEHSVTNGTPDKPGDAFDSGFFTKGQSYSFTFEKPGEYPYFCKRHNSMTGAIKVIP, from the coding sequence ATGAAGAATCTCATGCTAGTTTTACTCATGGCTGTAATACTCACAAACAATTTAACCAACCTTTCAGCCTTTACCGGAGATACCAAACAATCTAATACTACCAATGTGGACATAAAACTTTTTACCTATAAACCAAAGACGCTGCAAGTCGAAGTTGGCACTACTGTGGTTTGGACAAATGGAGATGCAATAGAGCACAGCGTTACAAACGGCACGCCGGATAAACCGGGGGATGCTTTTGATTCCGGCTTTTTCACGAAGGGACAAAGCTATTCATTCACATTTGAGAAACCCGGAGAATATCCTTACTTTTGCAAGAGGCATAATTCAATGACCGGTGCTATCAAGGTGATTCCTTAA
- a CDS encoding copper amine oxidase N-terminal domain-containing protein yields MYILSTKLKAVSMALTLMLVTLIGCASATNKEMTKESVEATSATPAAALRTKLNGLLQEHVFLAADATGAALGGRQAEFEAAAAALDGNSIDLANANGSVYGPEAGEAFLPLWRKHIGFVVDYTTGVATNDKAKQDQAVANLIQYSQDFAAFINSASPSLPVDVVAELVKGHILTLKEVIDAQAAGDYGKAYTSLRTAAAHMPMIADAHAGAIAKQFPDKFPGSTDSSAATLRSNLNLLLREHVFLAASATGAALGGRQAEFEAAAAALDANSVDVAKAIGSVYGAEAGEAFLPLWRKHIGFVVDYTTGVATKDQAKQEKAVADLVQYTQDFGAFLNSASPALPTDVVADLVKTHVLTLKTVIDAQAGGDQAKAYSDLRTAASHMQMIGDPLAETIVKQFPNNFAMK; encoded by the coding sequence ATGTACATTCTCTCAACAAAGCTTAAAGCGGTCTCGATGGCCTTAACGCTGATGCTCGTTACGCTAATCGGATGTGCATCCGCTACCAATAAGGAGATGACCAAGGAATCAGTGGAAGCTACGTCCGCTACCCCTGCGGCAGCGCTCCGCACCAAACTTAACGGCCTACTCCAGGAGCATGTATTCCTGGCCGCTGACGCTACCGGAGCGGCGCTTGGCGGGCGCCAGGCAGAGTTTGAGGCGGCAGCGGCAGCCCTTGACGGCAACTCGATTGACCTGGCCAATGCGAACGGCTCGGTATATGGACCTGAGGCCGGTGAGGCATTTCTACCGTTATGGAGAAAGCACATAGGGTTTGTTGTCGACTATACCACCGGGGTAGCCACAAATGACAAAGCCAAACAGGACCAAGCTGTTGCCAACCTCATACAGTACAGCCAGGATTTCGCCGCTTTCATAAACTCGGCCAGCCCTTCGCTCCCGGTGGATGTCGTGGCTGAGTTGGTCAAGGGACACATCCTAACCCTGAAGGAGGTCATTGACGCACAGGCGGCCGGCGATTATGGGAAAGCATACACTTCTCTTCGCACAGCGGCGGCCCACATGCCCATGATTGCTGATGCCCATGCCGGGGCTATCGCCAAGCAGTTCCCGGACAAGTTCCCTGGATCGACCGACTCTTCCGCCGCCACACTCCGTTCTAATTTGAATCTCCTCCTCCGTGAGCACGTTTTCTTAGCCGCATCAGCCACCGGGGCGGCATTAGGCGGTAGGCAAGCCGAATTTGAGGCAGCAGCGGCAGCCCTTGACGCCAATTCCGTTGACGTAGCCAAGGCAATTGGCTCAGTTTATGGGGCAGAGGCCGGTGAAGCGTTTCTTCCGCTGTGGCGTAAGCACATCGGCTTTGTCGTCGATTATACCACTGGTGTAGCAACGAAAGACCAGGCAAAGCAGGAGAAAGCAGTTGCCGATTTGGTACAGTACACCCAGGATTTTGGTGCATTCTTAAACTCTGCAAGCCCCGCCCTACCCACAGATGTAGTGGCTGACCTGGTAAAAACACACGTTCTAACTCTCAAAACGGTGATCGACGCTCAAGCTGGAGGAGATCAAGCCAAAGCCTATTCTGACTTAAGGACGGCAGCCAGCCACATGCAGATGATCGGCGACCCGCTGGCCGAAACCATAGTCAAACAGTTCCCCAATAACTTTGCTATGAAGTAA
- the lspA gene encoding signal peptidase II, translating to MNKYKVVIFVSLFIVIADQITKWAIRANLSLLERVPVLPFLDITHIRNKGAAFGIFNDLPENLRMPLFVLVLVLAVIVIFVFLNKTDPRDRILIYSLSLILGGAIGNSIDRFRLGYVTDFIDFHWFGDTRYHWPPFNVADSAITIGVILILFDAFFLKRGR from the coding sequence ATGAATAAATATAAAGTCGTCATTTTTGTTTCATTATTCATTGTGATAGCAGACCAGATAACCAAGTGGGCGATAAGAGCGAATCTGTCCCTCTTAGAGAGGGTACCGGTGCTGCCATTCCTGGATATAACCCATATCCGGAACAAAGGGGCGGCTTTCGGAATTTTTAATGACCTGCCCGAGAATTTGAGGATGCCCCTTTTTGTCCTGGTGCTGGTTCTTGCAGTCATAGTAATTTTTGTTTTTCTTAACAAAACCGATCCTAGAGATAGGATTCTGATTTATTCTCTATCTCTTATCCTGGGCGGGGCTATAGGGAATTCCATCGATAGATTCAGGCTGGGATACGTCACCGACTTCATAGATTTTCATTGGTTTGGTGATACCCGGTATCACTGGCCTCCTTTTAATGTCGCCGATTCGGCAATCACTATCGGCGTAATCTTAATCCTATTCGATGCTTTCTTCCTGAAGAGAGGTAGATAA
- a CDS encoding riboflavin synthase has translation MFTGIVEDVGKVRDIKSRAKEVLFTIEVKNIDAKEIKLGESIAVNGTCLTVTSVRKNTFTVEASQETLARTNLSKLKVGSQVNLERSLKLGDRLGGHIVNGHIDGVGKIESTANRGKSIEVWFSIPEGLSRYVVEKGSVAVDGVSLTVNEVNGNRFSVNIIPYTQEATIFSHMKKGQMVNIECDIIGKYVEKLVTGGGGKRDIRELIEKL, from the coding sequence ATGTTCACCGGTATAGTTGAGGACGTGGGTAAGGTTAGAGATATAAAGAGCCGCGCTAAAGAGGTTCTTTTTACCATCGAGGTAAAAAATATTGACGCGAAGGAAATAAAGCTCGGAGAGAGTATCGCTGTAAACGGCACTTGCCTGACCGTGACTTCCGTCCGGAAAAACACGTTCACCGTCGAAGCTTCGCAAGAGACCTTGGCCAGGACTAACCTTTCCAAGCTGAAGGTCGGGAGCCAGGTAAACCTGGAACGCTCCCTTAAGTTAGGGGATAGGCTGGGCGGGCATATCGTCAACGGGCATATAGATGGGGTAGGAAAGATAGAATCCACGGCGAATAGGGGAAAATCAATCGAGGTATGGTTTTCTATCCCGGAAGGGCTTTCTAGATACGTAGTGGAGAAAGGCTCGGTAGCCGTTGACGGCGTTAGTCTTACGGTAAACGAAGTGAATGGAAACAGGTTTTCAGTGAATATAATTCCGTACACACAGGAGGCTACGATATTCTCGCACATGAAAAAAGGGCAGATGGTTAACATAGAATGCGATATAATCGGGAAATATGTGGAGAAGCTCGTGACGGGTGGGGGCGGAAAGAGAGATATCAGGGAGTTAATCGAGAAGTTGTAG